One Oryzomonas sagensis DNA segment encodes these proteins:
- a CDS encoding cytochrome c3 family protein, translating into MRKRLVMPMIALLLYGMSSAVSAVAAPNPGPEVINLKMGVMVLPFQHRKHQKDLNNECFHCHTRESGRIDNWGKDTAHKICISCHDLYDKGPVECQQCHKK; encoded by the coding sequence ATGAGGAAAAGATTGGTGATGCCGATGATTGCGTTGTTGCTGTACGGGATGTCTTCAGCCGTTTCGGCGGTGGCTGCTCCGAATCCCGGTCCGGAGGTCATCAACCTCAAGATGGGGGTCATGGTGCTCCCGTTCCAGCATAGAAAACACCAGAAGGATTTGAACAACGAATGCTTTCACTGTCACACGCGCGAAAGCGGCAGGATTGATAATTGGGGCAAGGACACCGCCCACAAAATCTGCATTTCCTGCCACGATCTCTACGACAAAGGCCCGGTTGAGTGTCAGCAGTGCCATAAAAAATAG
- the lgt gene encoding prolipoprotein diacylglyceryl transferase has protein sequence MQFPHIDPVFLSIGPLQFRWYGLMYVLAFAATYFLLRSEVRRKQYPLTKDDVADLVFYGAMGVVLGGRLGYILFYDLKVYLADPLQVFAVWKGGMSFHGGFLGVILSFVLFARRKNISFWALIDMAAQCAPIGLGLGRIGNFINGELYGRQTDVPWGMVFPGGGELPRHPSQLYEAFLEGLVLFFIVRIMSRRSDVTGIPAWTFCAGYGLFRFIVELFRQPDAQIGFFFNFFSMGQLLSLPMFLVGSFMVFRLSRRAA, from the coding sequence ATGCAGTTTCCCCATATCGATCCTGTTTTCCTGAGCATCGGCCCGCTCCAGTTTCGCTGGTACGGGCTGATGTACGTTCTGGCCTTCGCCGCCACCTATTTCCTCCTCCGCTCCGAGGTGCGCCGCAAACAGTACCCCCTGACCAAGGACGACGTGGCGGACTTGGTCTTTTACGGCGCCATGGGGGTGGTGTTGGGGGGACGGCTCGGCTATATCCTCTTCTACGACCTGAAGGTCTACCTCGCCGATCCGTTGCAGGTCTTTGCGGTCTGGAAGGGGGGCATGTCCTTCCACGGCGGTTTTCTGGGGGTCATCCTCTCCTTCGTCCTGTTTGCCCGGCGCAAGAACATCTCCTTCTGGGCGCTGATCGACATGGCGGCCCAGTGCGCTCCCATCGGCCTGGGGCTCGGCAGGATCGGCAACTTCATCAACGGGGAGCTGTACGGCAGGCAGACGGATGTCCCCTGGGGGATGGTCTTTCCCGGGGGGGGCGAACTGCCGCGCCACCCCTCGCAACTCTACGAGGCTTTTCTGGAGGGGCTGGTCCTGTTCTTCATCGTGCGGATCATGTCCCGGCGGTCGGATGTGACCGGCATCCCGGCTTGGACCTTCTGCGCCGGCTATGGCCTGTTCCGGTTTATCGTCGAACTTTTCCGCCAACCCGATGCCCAGATCGGTTTCTTCTTCAACTTCTTTTCCATGGGGCAGCTTTTGAGCCTGCCCATGTTCCTCGTGGGCAGTTTCATGGTATTCAGGCTCTCCCGACGGGCCGCCTGA
- a CDS encoding D-2-hydroxyacid dehydrogenase — MKIHNLLIHLHNNVDAFSLKPRHLDLIRGMLPATRITVAEGNSDFLDRLPAADCALTWVFKPDWYEGAPRLKALFTPAAGHDWVAADPTGRVKTFYGSFHGRIMRESLLAMMLHFNRRVGKSLSDQQGRIWDRPGYSDCVALFSQRVLIVGFGSLGRSIAELLAAFGARITAVKRDTRGFAGAPHVDKVIPFGSLEEELPSADHVVLVLPGGAATDGIFTPRHFTAMKPGAYLYNLGRGNCYREEDLLSALKTGRLAGAGLDVFAEEPLPPASALWDQPNVVITPHSSAISREYLDLFIHEWVGILREL, encoded by the coding sequence ATGAAAATACACAACCTTCTCATCCATCTTCACAACAACGTAGACGCCTTTTCCCTCAAACCGCGTCATCTCGACCTGATCCGCGGGATGCTTCCCGCCACCCGTATTACCGTCGCCGAAGGGAATAGTGATTTCCTTGACCGGCTTCCGGCAGCCGATTGCGCATTGACCTGGGTGTTCAAGCCCGATTGGTACGAAGGCGCTCCACGGCTGAAGGCCCTTTTTACGCCCGCCGCCGGGCATGATTGGGTGGCTGCAGACCCGACCGGCCGGGTGAAGACCTTCTACGGCAGCTTCCACGGCCGCATCATGCGTGAAAGCCTCCTCGCCATGATGCTCCACTTCAACCGGCGTGTGGGGAAATCGCTGTCCGACCAGCAGGGCAGGATCTGGGACCGCCCCGGCTACAGCGACTGCGTAGCGCTCTTCAGCCAAAGGGTGCTGATCGTCGGGTTTGGATCGCTGGGCCGGTCCATTGCCGAACTGCTGGCGGCCTTTGGGGCACGCATTACCGCGGTCAAGCGTGATACGAGGGGGTTCGCGGGCGCCCCGCACGTTGACAAGGTAATCCCCTTCGGCAGCCTGGAAGAGGAACTTCCCTCTGCCGATCACGTGGTCCTGGTTTTGCCCGGTGGGGCGGCAACCGACGGCATCTTTACCCCGCGGCATTTCACTGCCATGAAGCCGGGGGCCTACCTGTACAATTTGGGACGCGGCAACTGCTACCGGGAGGAAGATCTTCTCAGCGCCCTCAAAACGGGCCGACTCGCCGGCGCCGGACTGGATGTCTTCGCCGAGGAGCCGCTACCCCCGGCCTCGGCGCTCTGGGATCAGCCCAATGTGGTGATCACGCCCCATTCCAGCGCCATCAGCCGGGAGTATCTCGATCTTTTCATCCATGAGTGGGTAGGGATTTTACGGGAGTTGTGA
- a CDS encoding TatD family hydrolase produces the protein MNNNILIDSHAHIYYRDYAGDFDAMLKRAEDAGVGAMLVVGTDIESSRESVELAEKYPHMYAAVGVHPQDAGRVTEQCYDVIRDLARSSAKVVAIGEIGLDFYRDYCPRDEQEAVFRRFLRMAHELELPVVIHDRDAHELMLTILREERVHKGVLHCFSGDAAMAAQAIDMGLYISITGTVTYPSNEALRAVLRGVSIDRLLVETDCPYLTPVPHRGKRNEPAYVRLTAEKVAETKGLSLDDVARITTKNCRDLFGIRLWDQSTKIAYMIRNSLYLNITNRCSNRCSFCAKFDDFTVKGHNLLLDGEPSFEEIMAAVGQPEGIDEVVFCGYGESLIRLDLVKRVAAELKGRGYRIRINTDGQANLVHQRNILPELAGLVDSISVSLNAPDSATYGRLCNTPFGDAGFEGVCDFIRMAREHIPQVVASAVTVPGVDIDACRRLAESLGVEFRVREYSEVG, from the coding sequence ATGAATAACAACATCCTGATCGACTCCCACGCCCACATCTACTACCGCGACTATGCCGGCGACTTCGATGCCATGCTGAAACGCGCCGAGGATGCCGGGGTGGGTGCCATGCTGGTGGTCGGCACCGACATAGAATCAAGCCGCGAGTCGGTCGAACTGGCAGAGAAGTATCCCCATATGTACGCGGCGGTCGGGGTCCATCCCCAGGATGCCGGCCGGGTGACGGAACAGTGCTACGACGTTATCCGGGACCTGGCCCGGTCCAGCGCAAAGGTGGTGGCCATCGGAGAGATCGGCCTGGACTTTTACCGTGACTATTGCCCCCGCGACGAGCAGGAGGCGGTGTTCCGCCGTTTCTTGCGCATGGCACACGAACTGGAGCTGCCGGTCGTCATCCACGACCGTGACGCCCATGAGCTCATGCTGACGATCCTGCGGGAGGAGCGGGTACACAAGGGGGTGTTGCACTGTTTCTCCGGCGATGCCGCCATGGCCGCCCAAGCCATCGACATGGGATTATACATCTCCATCACAGGCACGGTCACCTACCCGTCCAACGAGGCGTTGCGCGCTGTGCTGCGTGGCGTCAGCATCGATCGCCTGCTGGTGGAGACGGACTGCCCGTACCTGACGCCGGTTCCCCACCGCGGAAAACGCAACGAGCCGGCCTATGTGCGCCTGACGGCGGAGAAGGTGGCCGAGACCAAGGGGTTGTCCCTGGATGATGTGGCCCGGATCACCACCAAGAACTGCCGCGACCTGTTCGGCATCCGCCTGTGGGACCAGTCCACCAAGATCGCCTACATGATCCGCAACTCCCTCTACCTGAACATCACCAACCGCTGTTCGAACCGGTGCAGCTTCTGCGCGAAGTTCGACGACTTCACCGTCAAGGGACACAACCTGCTTCTGGACGGGGAGCCTTCCTTCGAAGAGATCATGGCGGCTGTCGGCCAACCGGAAGGAATCGATGAAGTGGTCTTCTGCGGCTACGGCGAGTCGCTGATCCGCCTGGACCTGGTCAAACGGGTGGCGGCGGAACTCAAAGGGCGCGGCTACCGCATCCGCATCAACACCGACGGCCAGGCCAACCTGGTTCACCAGCGCAACATCCTGCCCGAACTGGCCGGACTGGTGGACAGCATCTCCGTCAGCCTGAACGCCCCGGACAGCGCCACCTACGGCAGGCTCTGCAACACCCCCTTCGGCGACGCCGGGTTCGAGGGGGTATGCGATTTCATCCGCATGGCGCGGGAGCATATCCCCCAGGTCGTGGCCAGCGCCGTAACCGTGCCGGGGGTCGATATCGACGCCTGCCGCAGGCTGGCCGAATCTCTGGGTGTGGAGTTTCGCGTGCGGGAATATAGCGAGGTGGGGTGA
- a CDS encoding ferritin, with amino-acid sequence MISKKVADSLNKHMNLELYSAHIYLSMSSCANEMGLKGAANWFMVQYREEMVHFMKFYTYLVDQGMNIELLSSKAVPNTYTSLLEMMQRTLTHEELISKCINDLSEQAVQAKDHATQIFLQWFVTEQVEEENNDRDLIAKLKLVGDNGHGILMIDADMAQRVFVQPVGAPLAV; translated from the coding sequence ATGATAAGCAAAAAAGTGGCTGACTCGCTCAACAAACACATGAACCTTGAGCTCTATTCCGCGCATATCTATCTTTCCATGTCCTCCTGCGCCAACGAGATGGGGTTGAAGGGCGCCGCCAACTGGTTCATGGTACAGTACCGCGAGGAGATGGTCCATTTCATGAAGTTCTATACCTACCTCGTTGACCAGGGGATGAATATCGAACTCCTGTCCAGCAAGGCTGTGCCGAATACCTACACGTCGCTGTTGGAGATGATGCAGAGGACCCTGACCCATGAGGAGCTTATCAGCAAGTGTATCAACGACCTGAGCGAACAGGCGGTTCAGGCGAAGGACCATGCCACCCAGATCTTTCTGCAATGGTTTGTGACCGAACAGGTCGAGGAAGAGAACAACGACCGGGATCTGATCGCCAAGCTCAAGCTGGTCGGCGACAATGGTCACGGTATTCTGATGATCGATGCCGACATGGCGCAGCGTGTGTTTGTGCAGCCCGTCGGCGCCCCCCTCGCGGTGTAG
- a CDS encoding tRNA (cytidine(34)-2'-O)-methyltransferase, whose translation MPPNIPFNIVLVEPEIPPNTGNIARLCAATGSVLHLVGQLGFSIDDKHLKRAGLDYWEYVTMRRWDTLEELQSSAPQGRFFYLSTKVARSYLEAAFQPGDFLVFGRETRGLPEELLKANPDTCITIPMPAGAVRSLNLSTSAGIVLYEALRQSGQLDHTEPEAP comes from the coding sequence GTGCCCCCAAACATACCATTCAACATCGTGCTGGTCGAACCGGAGATCCCTCCCAACACCGGCAATATCGCCCGCCTCTGCGCCGCCACCGGCAGTGTCCTGCACCTGGTGGGGCAACTCGGGTTTTCCATCGACGACAAGCACCTGAAACGGGCCGGGCTCGATTACTGGGAATATGTGACCATGCGTCGCTGGGACACTCTGGAAGAGCTCCAGTCAAGCGCGCCCCAGGGCCGTTTTTTCTATCTCAGCACCAAGGTCGCCCGCAGCTACCTGGAGGCCGCCTTCCAGCCGGGGGATTTTCTGGTCTTCGGCCGCGAGACCAGGGGCTTGCCGGAAGAGTTGCTCAAGGCCAATCCGGACACCTGCATCACGATCCCCATGCCGGCCGGCGCCGTACGGAGCCTGAACCTGTCCACATCGGCGGGGATCGTCCTGTACGAAGCCCTGCGCCAGTCGGGCCAGCTCGACCACACCGAACCGGAGGCGCCATGA
- the truD gene encoding tRNA pseudouridine(13) synthase TruD translates to MIPTRPYLTASLPGIGGTIKESCDDFLVEEIPAYQPCGSGDHAYLIVEKRGITTLEAIRRIARHLNVAERAIGYAGMKDAAGVTRQTISVEHVKPEAAEGVELDGLKIVSATRHTNKLKLGHLKGNRFRIVVRDIGAHAGEVVPAILEILQQRGVPNYFGYQRYGSQGNSHLIGAAMLRHDWQGATDRLMGEPEAVRDEQWRAGIEAYRRGDLAGALELFPRHCRSEREVLQRLAARPDGFERAFAVIHPRLKKLYLSALQSWLFDQVVEHRIQQIDALLPGDLAWKHINGACFLVEDADTEAERARTFEISATGPIFGCKMKQPAGKPLEIEQQILDNEQIRPADFDMGGGLRMEGERRPLRIPLEAPSFRIEGDRLELEFSLVKGSYATSLLREITKNF, encoded by the coding sequence ATGATCCCCACGCGTCCCTACCTGACCGCTTCCCTCCCCGGCATCGGCGGCACGATCAAGGAATCCTGCGACGACTTTCTGGTGGAGGAGATTCCGGCCTATCAGCCCTGCGGCTCCGGCGACCACGCCTACCTGATCGTGGAAAAGCGCGGCATCACCACCCTGGAGGCCATCCGCCGCATCGCCCGGCATCTCAACGTCGCGGAACGCGCCATAGGCTACGCCGGGATGAAGGATGCCGCCGGCGTCACCCGGCAGACCATCTCCGTGGAGCACGTCAAGCCGGAAGCGGCGGAAGGGGTGGAACTGGATGGCCTGAAGATCGTCTCCGCCACCCGCCACACCAACAAACTCAAACTGGGTCACCTCAAGGGAAACCGTTTCCGTATCGTTGTCCGAGACATTGGGGCGCATGCCGGGGAGGTCGTCCCTGCGATTCTGGAGATCCTGCAACAACGGGGTGTGCCCAACTATTTCGGCTACCAGCGCTACGGCAGCCAGGGAAATTCCCACCTGATCGGCGCCGCCATGCTGCGCCACGACTGGCAGGGTGCGACGGACCGGCTCATGGGCGAACCTGAGGCGGTGCGCGACGAGCAGTGGCGAGCCGGGATCGAGGCCTATCGACGGGGCGATCTGGCCGGAGCGTTGGAGCTGTTTCCCCGCCACTGTCGGAGCGAGCGGGAGGTGCTGCAACGGCTTGCCGCCCGGCCGGACGGGTTCGAGCGGGCCTTTGCCGTCATCCACCCCCGCCTGAAAAAGCTCTACCTCTCGGCCCTGCAATCCTGGCTCTTCGATCAGGTGGTGGAACACCGCATCCAGCAGATCGACGCCCTGCTGCCGGGAGACCTGGCATGGAAGCACATAAACGGCGCCTGCTTTCTGGTGGAGGATGCGGATACTGAGGCGGAACGGGCCCGCACCTTTGAGATATCCGCCACCGGGCCGATCTTCGGCTGCAAGATGAAACAGCCTGCGGGAAAACCGCTTGAAATCGAACAGCAGATTCTCGACAATGAACAGATACGGCCGGCTGATTTCGACATGGGGGGCGGCTTGAGAATGGAAGGGGAGCGGCGGCCGCTGCGGATACCGCTGGAAGCCCCCTCTTTTCGGATCGAAGGCGATAGACTGGAACTGGAGTTCAGCCTGGTCAAGGGAAGCTACGCCACCTCCCTGCTGCGGGAGATCACCAAGAACTTCTGA
- a CDS encoding DUF1450 domain-containing protein codes for MKIRFCEHNKGKGKVYRRLKEEFPDLNIKIKECVKQCSACREMPMATVDKEKITARDGDGLYDKIVAAIREKPTEE; via the coding sequence GTGAAGATCCGTTTCTGCGAACATAACAAGGGCAAGGGCAAGGTATACCGCCGCCTGAAAGAGGAATTCCCCGATCTCAACATCAAGATCAAGGAATGCGTAAAACAGTGCTCTGCCTGCCGGGAGATGCCCATGGCCACGGTGGACAAGGAAAAAATCACCGCCCGTGACGGGGATGGGCTGTACGACAAGATCGTTGCGGCGATTCGCGAGAAGCCGACAGAGGAATAA
- a CDS encoding sigma-54-dependent transcriptional regulator produces the protein MENKNNDKTPIMIVDDDSQALSLLASLLCHDGYENVIPFEDSRRALDYFNTQEVHAVVLDLSMPRLHGMYLLELFTKNKPHVPVIIVTAENQIDSAIECIKAGAVDYLTKPISINRFMTSISRALELRSLNDGLSFLQDPEQAVGLPSAIASRHSIITHNKNMLSLMQYVEVISNSHQAVLINGETGVGKELVAKAIHTMSKRKGEFVSINISGLDDLMFSDTLFGHKKGAYTGANQDRDGLIKKAANGTIFLDEIGDLNELSQVKLLRLLQENEYYPLGSDNPLQSNARLVVASNRSLRHLVNEGKFRKDFYYRLCTHQVTIPPLRDRLDDIPLLLDHFIDETAKIFGKKRPTYRKELVDLLCSYDFPGNVRELKAMVFDSVTKAASSKLSSEYFSELIDRERDSFPFQGASSASQNLVGVNGVTFDRFPTLKHAETELIRRALEIAKNNQGVAARLLGITRQALNNRLQRLKKGSAA, from the coding sequence ATGGAAAACAAAAACAACGATAAAACGCCCATCATGATCGTGGATGACGACTCACAGGCCCTGTCACTCCTCGCGTCGTTGCTCTGCCATGACGGATACGAAAACGTCATCCCCTTTGAGGACAGCCGCAGGGCTCTCGATTACTTCAACACCCAGGAGGTACATGCGGTGGTGCTGGATCTCTCCATGCCCAGGCTCCACGGCATGTACCTCCTTGAGCTTTTTACCAAGAACAAGCCGCATGTCCCGGTAATCATCGTGACGGCGGAGAACCAGATTGATTCTGCAATCGAGTGCATCAAGGCCGGAGCGGTCGATTACCTGACCAAGCCCATATCGATCAACCGTTTCATGACCAGCATCAGCCGGGCGCTGGAACTGCGCTCCCTGAACGACGGCCTGAGCTTTCTTCAGGACCCGGAGCAGGCCGTCGGCTTACCCTCGGCCATCGCCTCCCGCCATTCTATTATTACCCACAACAAGAACATGCTCTCCCTCATGCAGTATGTGGAGGTCATATCGAATTCCCATCAGGCGGTCCTGATCAACGGGGAAACCGGCGTAGGCAAGGAGCTCGTTGCCAAGGCGATACACACCATGAGCAAGCGCAAGGGAGAGTTTGTGTCCATCAACATCTCGGGGTTGGACGACCTGATGTTTTCCGATACGCTCTTCGGCCATAAAAAGGGGGCCTACACCGGGGCGAACCAGGACCGGGACGGCCTCATAAAAAAGGCGGCCAACGGCACCATATTCCTCGACGAGATCGGCGACCTGAACGAGCTGTCCCAGGTAAAACTGCTCCGCCTTCTCCAGGAAAACGAATACTACCCCCTGGGGTCGGACAACCCGCTCCAAAGCAATGCGCGCCTTGTGGTCGCTTCAAACCGCAGCTTACGGCACTTGGTAAACGAGGGGAAATTCCGCAAGGACTTTTACTACCGCCTCTGCACTCATCAGGTGACAATCCCCCCCCTCCGGGACCGCCTTGACGACATACCGCTCCTTCTTGACCACTTCATTGATGAGACCGCCAAGATCTTCGGCAAGAAACGTCCCACGTACCGGAAGGAACTGGTAGACCTCCTGTGCAGCTACGATTTTCCCGGCAATGTCCGCGAGCTCAAGGCCATGGTCTTTGATAGCGTGACCAAGGCCGCCTCATCGAAACTGTCGTCCGAGTACTTCAGCGAACTTATCGACCGGGAGCGGGATTCGTTCCCGTTCCAGGGCGCCTCCTCCGCGTCCCAGAATCTCGTGGGGGTCAACGGCGTCACCTTCGACCGGTTCCCGACCCTGAAGCACGCCGAAACGGAACTGATCCGCAGGGCGCTGGAAATCGCCAAGAACAACCAGGGGGTAGCCGCCCGACTGCTGGGCATCACACGGCAAGCCCTCAACAATCGGTTGCAACGGCTCAAGAAGGGCTCCGCCGCATAA
- the serA gene encoding phosphoglycerate dehydrogenase, which yields MKIIVTDEVSAEGLALLTQDARIQLDVKLGLKKDELLAVIGDYEAIITRSGTTVDKALLDAATKLKIVARAGVGIDNVDVDYASSKGVIVVNAPFGNTNSAAEHTLALLLSFCRNVTIANASLKAGEWKRAPFTGHELKGRVAGVIGLGKVGGRVAARLKAFECEVLACDPYVSVKRANDLGVKLVSHDEIYKNCDIITVHTPLTDETRNMVGPREFGLMKSGVIILNVARGGIINEQALLDNLVSGKVLGGAVDVWSQEPPSSETLKQLIANKKLVVTPHLGANTFEAQINVAIDVSREIINYLDDKPMENAVNIPRFDLALMDQMRPFLNLMSVMCDFGIQLVDTNLEKVSFGFAGNIAHYDCSPLTVCGLTALLNRVVDQDVNMVNASLIADQMGIVVEESKTTQGGAFSNVVTLIIEGEGKRRLVSGTLFEGVPRIVRLRDYSMDFSPEEHMLLLNYNDRPGIIGKVGTILGQYNINIGSMNLGRHEKKGEAMVLLSLDTAVPENVLQEIKAAADASYIRALSMRVGACTRSCGCGA from the coding sequence ATGAAGATTATCGTAACTGATGAAGTATCTGCGGAAGGTCTTGCCCTGTTGACCCAGGATGCGCGCATCCAACTGGATGTGAAGCTGGGGTTGAAGAAAGATGAACTGCTGGCGGTCATCGGCGACTATGAAGCAATCATCACCCGCAGCGGCACTACCGTTGACAAAGCCCTGCTGGACGCGGCCACCAAGCTGAAGATCGTTGCCCGGGCCGGGGTCGGCATCGACAACGTGGATGTGGACTACGCCAGCTCCAAGGGTGTCATCGTGGTGAACGCGCCATTCGGCAACACCAACAGCGCCGCAGAGCATACCCTGGCGCTTTTGCTCTCCTTCTGCCGCAACGTCACCATTGCCAACGCCAGCCTGAAAGCGGGGGAATGGAAGCGGGCTCCCTTTACCGGCCACGAGTTGAAGGGCAGGGTCGCCGGCGTGATCGGCCTCGGCAAGGTGGGAGGCCGGGTGGCGGCACGGCTCAAAGCGTTTGAATGCGAGGTGTTGGCCTGCGACCCGTATGTTTCGGTCAAGCGCGCCAACGACCTGGGGGTCAAGCTGGTATCCCACGATGAGATCTATAAGAATTGCGATATCATCACGGTTCACACCCCCCTGACCGACGAAACCCGCAACATGGTCGGCCCCCGCGAATTCGGGCTGATGAAGAGCGGCGTCATCATCCTCAACGTGGCGCGGGGCGGCATCATCAACGAGCAGGCACTGCTGGACAATCTCGTCTCCGGCAAGGTGCTCGGCGGCGCCGTCGACGTCTGGAGCCAGGAACCGCCCTCATCGGAGACGCTCAAACAACTGATCGCCAACAAAAAACTGGTGGTAACCCCGCACCTGGGTGCCAACACCTTTGAAGCCCAGATCAATGTGGCCATCGACGTCTCCCGCGAGATCATCAACTACCTGGACGACAAGCCGATGGAAAACGCCGTCAATATCCCCCGCTTCGACCTTGCCCTCATGGACCAGATGCGGCCGTTCCTCAACCTGATGAGCGTCATGTGCGACTTCGGTATCCAGCTGGTGGACACCAATCTGGAAAAGGTCAGTTTCGGCTTTGCCGGCAATATCGCCCATTACGACTGTTCGCCCCTGACCGTCTGCGGCCTGACCGCCCTGTTGAACCGTGTGGTGGACCAGGACGTGAACATGGTCAATGCCTCGCTGATCGCCGATCAGATGGGCATCGTGGTGGAAGAGTCCAAGACGACCCAGGGCGGCGCCTTTTCCAATGTCGTCACCCTGATCATCGAAGGGGAGGGCAAGCGCCGGCTGGTTTCGGGCACGCTCTTCGAAGGGGTTCCCCGCATCGTGCGGCTGCGCGACTATTCCATGGACTTTAGCCCGGAAGAGCACATGCTGCTCCTGAACTACAACGACCGCCCCGGCATAATCGGCAAGGTCGGCACCATCCTGGGGCAGTACAACATCAATATCGGTTCCATGAACCTGGGGCGGCACGAAAAGAAGGGCGAGGCCATGGTGTTGCTTTCCCTCGACACGGCCGTGCCCGAGAACGTCCTCCAGGAGATAAAGGCCGCCGCCGACGCCTCCTACATCAGGGCGTTGAGCATGCGCGTCGGAGCCTGCACCCGCAGTTGCGGCTGCGGCGCCTGA